From the Deltaproteobacteria bacterium genome, the window GCGGGTTTAGGCACTTTAGTTCATTCATTACGGCGTATATATGACAACCAGAAGGTCCGCCTTCTTGTCCCCGACATTCCTCAGTTTGTGCCTGATCCCGGAGTTAAAATGAAGAGATTCCCCCTCTTTCAGATTGTTCACGTGGTCACCCACGGTCACTTCCATATCTCCGGCCAGGACATACACGAATTCCTCTCCTTCATGTTGGTAGCCGACTCCTTTGTGATCCTTCATGGCATCTACTGTCACGCGGAAGGCCTTTAAGTGCTTTTTTTCCGCGCCCGGGGTCAAGGTCGTGTAGGCGTAATTTTCAGTGCGCTTTTCGTATGCCCTGACGCGTCTTTTGGCCGTTGACACCTGTTCCCTGAGCAAAGTCCCTGAATCGATCTCCAGGGCACGAGATATCTGCAGCAGGGTGCCAACTGGCGGCATGACCTTGCCGGATTCGATCTTCTTCAAGTAGTCAATGCTGCAGCCAGTATCATTAGCTACCTGATTCAGGGTCACCCTTTTCTTCTGTCTCGCCTTTTTGATCTTCTCGCCAATGGGCGGTGATTTAACCTGCTTCTTTCTGGGCATACAGAACCTCCTTGGGTGATGCAAATGCCAAAAGTGAATCAAGACGGTCTCGCAAAAAGTCGAAATCCGTCTCCGGCGGACTGTCATTCGGGCGAACCCCGGATCGTGGTCCGGGGCAGGCGCCGGAATCCAGTTTATTCAGCTAGTTACAAAGGCTCTGGACTCCGGTTTTCACCCGCCTGCGGGCCAGAGCCTATGGCGGAGAGCCCGGAGTGACGACTTTTTACGAGATTATCAATCAAAGGTCATGGTAAAGCCCCGGTTGGTACGCAATGGTTGAGTAGTCGAGTGGTGAAATAGTTGAGTAGTACTTAACCAGTCAACTTTTGCTCACTCATAATCTGCTCGCACAAAGTGAAAGGGTCAGTTCTCTTTTCTACAAGGTCGTCAATCATTCCTTGAAATGACTCGGAGTTTTCCAGCTTCTGAACGATCTCCGTGACCACACTCTCTTTCACCGTATCTACAAGTTCTCTAAAAGCCCTTTTCCTGAGGTGCTCCTTAAGGTGCGTTTTGGAATGATCGAATAAAGAGGCCTTGTGTGCCTCAATTTGCGACAGCAGTTCCGGAACACCTTTGTTTCGAATCGCCTCGGTGGCCATGATGGGCGGACGCCACGCTCCCTCATCGTCCCAGCGGGAATTCATGTCCAGCATGGCCTGGAGATCATTCATGGTCTTTTTGAGCCCATCCCGGTCTGCCTTGTTGATCACAAAGATATCAGCCACTTCAAGGATTCCCGCCTTAATAGCCTGAATATCGTCTCCCATGCCGGGAATGAGGGCTATGATCGTCGTGTGTGCCGTTGTGACAATGTCTACTTCGTCCTGGCCAACGCCCACTGTCTCCACCAGGATGATCTCCTTGCCCATGGCATCCAGGACATCGATGACGCTATGGGTCGAACGGGTCAGACCGCCGAAATGGCCACGCGTGGCAAGGCTCCGGATAAATACGCCAGGGTCTGTGCCGTGCCTTTGCATTCGAACCCGATCTCCAAGTATGGCGCCGCCTGAGAAGGGGCTGGTCGGATCCACGGCAAGCACGCCAAGGCCTTTCCCGGCCGTTCTGTAGGCCTGAATCATCTGATCCACCAGGGTGCTTTTCCCAACGCCGGGAAAGCCGCTTATCCCAATGATATAGGCCCTTCCAGTATGGGGATAAAGGGCTTTTAGGACCTCTCTTGACGAGGCAATGCCATCATCGATATCCCTGATCAGCCTGGCGGCCGTTCGGACATCTCCTCCAAGGATCTTTTCTACAGTCTGCCTTGCCTCAAGGTCCATACCCTAGTCCTTCAAACTGTCAGTTGCAAGCCCTCGTAAGCCATGAGCACAGTACAGGTCTGATTTTGGCGCTTCGATTCCACGTATTTTCGTGCCCTTTCAAATTTTTCGTGCAGCGCTTGATCATCATGGGTGGGTTCATGATGGAAAAGGACCAGGGTCTCGACTCCGGTTCGAAGGGCCATGTCAACGCCGGCAAGCGGAGAGCTGTGTCCCCAGGTCTCTTTGCTGGCCGCTTCCTCTGCCGTGTACTGGGCGTCAATTACTACGACTTTTGCATGGGAAAAAAACGAGATGAATTTTTCCTGATCCGATTCCGAAAGATCGTTTAGGGCCGTATCCGTGGCATACACAAAGGAAGGGCCTTGTTTCTCAACACGGTAGCCAAAGGAGCCGCCAGGGTGCTTCAACCCAATGCTGGAAACACTCAGCTCGTCAAGCCTTATGGTTTCCGCCTCAGCAAGGGGAAAGAATTCAATGTCTGCTTCCATGGATTCAAGGGGAACCGGAAAATACGCGGGCGCCTGTTGTGCTTTGAGGCGTTCTTCTATGTCGACATGGGGGCTGTAGATAATGATTCGGTTTCCGGGCACATGGGCTGGAAGGAAGAAGGGCAAGCCCTGTATGTGGTCCCAATGGGTGTGACTCAAAAAGAGATGGCAAGTCCCGGTCCCTTGGCCGAAGCTCCCTTCCATCAGGTCCAGACCGAGCGCCCTGATACCTGAGCCCGCGTCAAAGATGACTGTAGTGTCCCCTGACTGCAACTGCACGCACGGTGTGTTGCCTCCATACGTTCCCCCGATATGCTGGGGCAGCCCGTCAACAAAGCGTTTCAGTGCGCCTTCATCGCCAAGATTATGGCCCATGGCCATCCTGAACGCCCACACAATCTTTGCCTTCACCTCGTGAGAGCTCATAGGTGCGGGAATTGAACCCCGAACGCCCCAGAATCTGACAATCATATTATATCTCGCGTTTCAGCCGTCCACGGACATCGTGCCCTTCTGGATGCCACAACCGCAAAGAGCATCCCTAAGAAAAAGGCGCTGTTCATAAAATGGCCACCACAACAGATGCATCTTGCTGATAGATATGTCTGCATTCTGCACAAAGGCCTGGCTCTTTCGATTGTTTTTCGGTGTCAGGGAGCAAAGCAGGATATCTGCCATTCCACCAGCTGCTTTTGGGGGCAAGAATGCACCCATTAGGTTGCAGTCGGAAATACTTTCCTTGGACATATACTCCAAGACAGGCTGGCTCTGGGTAATGCTTGTGGCCAGTTTGTTTGCTGCCGAAATATTTCGGA encodes:
- a CDS encoding helix-turn-helix transcriptional regulator, producing MPRKKQVKSPPIGEKIKKARQKKRVTLNQVANDTGCSIDYLKKIESGKVMPPVGTLLQISRALEIDSGTLLREQVSTAKRRVRAYEKRTENYAYTTLTPGAEKKHLKAFRVTVDAMKDHKGVGYQHEGEEFVYVLAGDMEVTVGDHVNNLKEGESLHFNSGIRHKLRNVGDKKADLLVVIYTP
- a CDS encoding MBL fold metallo-hydrolase is translated as MKAKIVWAFRMAMGHNLGDEGALKRFVDGLPQHIGGTYGGNTPCVQLQSGDTTVIFDAGSGIRALGLDLMEGSFGQGTGTCHLFLSHTHWDHIQGLPFFLPAHVPGNRIIIYSPHVDIEERLKAQQAPAYFPVPLESMEADIEFFPLAEAETIRLDELSVSSIGLKHPGGSFGYRVEKQGPSFVYATDTALNDLSESDQEKFISFFSHAKVVVIDAQYTAEEAASKETWGHSSPLAGVDMALRTGVETLVLFHHEPTHDDQALHEKFERARKYVESKRQNQTCTVLMAYEGLQLTV
- the meaB gene encoding methylmalonyl Co-A mutase-associated GTPase MeaB, which encodes MDLEARQTVEKILGGDVRTAARLIRDIDDGIASSREVLKALYPHTGRAYIIGISGFPGVGKSTLVDQMIQAYRTAGKGLGVLAVDPTSPFSGGAILGDRVRMQRHGTDPGVFIRSLATRGHFGGLTRSTHSVIDVLDAMGKEIILVETVGVGQDEVDIVTTAHTTIIALIPGMGDDIQAIKAGILEVADIFVINKADRDGLKKTMNDLQAMLDMNSRWDDEGAWRPPIMATEAIRNKGVPELLSQIEAHKASLFDHSKTHLKEHLRKRAFRELVDTVKESVVTEIVQKLENSESFQGMIDDLVEKRTDPFTLCEQIMSEQKLTG